One segment of Ziziphus jujuba cultivar Dongzao chromosome 12, ASM3175591v1 DNA contains the following:
- the LOC107434604 gene encoding xyloglucan O-acetyltransferase 1, whose translation MKYVKDHSLSFTRKLLPWTIYSILPLAIFRLYFYPLHFPSSSTDFLPLSSSTTITTTNSFSSFSPPLSPPSSSSSSSSSSPEEEIANESPPCDYTNGKWVRDKLGPIYNGTTCGTIKDGQNCISHGRPDLGYLYWRWKPNQCHLPRFEPFTFLQLVRNKHLALVGDSLARNQLESLLCMLATVSPPHLVYAQEENKFRRWSFPSHNANISLYWSPFLVKGIEKSNNGPNHNHLYLDHVDERWAKDMDQMDMIVLSIGHWFLHPAVYYEGDSVLGCHFCSGLNHTEIGFYDVLRKALKTSLRTIIERQKGKEIDVIVTTFSPSHFEGEWDKAGACPKTKPYKESEKLLEGMDEEMRRIELEEVEEAKLTGKQNLGLNLEALDVTKLSLLRPDGHPGPYMYPFPFANGVPDRVQNDCVHWCLPGPVDTWNEIFLEMMKIWEMSRRKAGQ comes from the exons atgaaatatgttAAAGACCATTCTCTTTCTTTCACCAGGAAGCTCTTACCTTGGACTATATACTCCATTCTTCCTCTAGCAATTTTCAGATTATACTTTTACCCTCTTcattttccttcttcctctactgATTTTCTTCCCCTTTCTAGTTCCACTACCATCACCACCACTAactctttctcttccttttctccTCCACTTTCccccccttcttcttcttcttcttcttcttcttcttctccag aAGAGGAAATAGCTAATGAATCTCCACCCTGTGACTATACAAATGGCAAATGGGTCCGTGATAAACTGGGCCCTATTTACAATGGCACAACCTGTGGTACAATCAAGGATGGTCAGAATTGTATCAGCCATGGCAGACCTGATTTGGGTTATCTTTATTGGAGGTGGAAACCAAACCAATGCCATCTACCAAGGTTTGAACCATTTACTTTTCTCCAATTGGTTAGGAACAAACACTTAGCACTTGTTGGTGATTCCTTAGCTAGAAACCAATTGGAATCTCTCCTCTGTATGTTAGCCACAGTTTCGCCTCCTCATCTTGTTTATGCACAAGAGGAAAACAAGTTTCGTAGATGGAGTTTTCCTTCCCACAACGCTAATATTTCACTCTATTGGTCACCTTTCCTTGTTAAAGGTATTGAAAAATCAAACAATGGTCCAAATCATAACCATTTGTATTTGGATCATGTGGATGAGAGATGGGCAAAAGATATGGATCAAATGGATATGATTGTGTTATCAATTGGGCATTGGTTTTTACATCCTGCTGTGTATTATGAGGGTGATTCGGTTCTTGGTTGCCATTTCTGCTCTGGTCTGAATCACACTGAAATTGGATTTTATGATGTTCTAAGGAAAGCCTTAAAGACTTCCCTTAGAACCATAATTGAAAGACAAAAAGGTAAAGAGATTGATGTCATTGTGACTACATTTTCGCCTTCGCATTTCGAAGGCGAATGGGATAAAGCCGGGGCTTGTCCGAAGACGAAACCATACAAGGAGAGTGAAAAATTGCTTGAAGGAATGGATGAAGAGATGAGGAGGATTGAATTGGAAGAAGTTGAAGAAGCAAAATTAACTGGTAAACAAAATTTGGGTTTGAATCTAGAAGCATTGGATGTGACCAAATTGTCTTTGTTGAGACCAGATGGTCATCCTGGTCCTTATATGTATCCATTTCCATTTGCTAATGGAGTTCCAGATAGAGTACAGAATGACTGTGTCCATTGGTGCTTACCTGGGCCTGTTGACACTTGGAATGAGATATTCTTAGAAATGATGAAGATATGGGAAATGAGTAGAAGAAAGGCAGGACAATGA